The Primulina tabacum isolate GXHZ01 chromosome 1, ASM2559414v2, whole genome shotgun sequence genome contains the following window.
tgttgaatttatgataattaaattctgagagaataaattcaaggagttgaatttataaaatttgagattttaatttattagactcaaaatttgagtttattaaatattaaaattttggaggtgataaattcaaggagttgaatttataatttaaatattaaattcaaatgttgaatttataatgtatttaatttattaagttcaaaagttgagtttagtaaatattaaattaaatatagtggaaagtatgtttaatgggtttgtaggagtacaagtccaacttACTTAAATAactaaagttcttaatggactttgataaATTAATAAACTAGTCGGACTAGtccaattatttaatcaagcccattaatgttaattatgtgtaTTAAGGTCATgacttattataaataagtgcaatcaagccataaccctagcctccCTACACCTTGGAATTTTCGAATTTCCTTCTCCTCCTCCTcaccaaatttcggccacttctCTTTGGAGAAaattttgagccgtctctcatactttgatctccaacgttaaaacttcttccaaattttctagtgcaatttgaaagatgatcaaatcttctagtcgtggacctgattagaagaataaagaaaggattttgaagatcgttcgtagagattcatcaagagctagatccgCCTATActggattagttggagccaagtgatttaattcaacaaaggtataaaattctaACGCCCTAGAATGTTTATtcataaaaccatacgagtgctcaaacatatatattttgattgtcaaaataaattaaaaaattttaaacttccgctgcgttttatGCACGAGAAACCGAGAttcaacagtggtatcagagttaggtttttctaaatcgtatggttttgatattggataatttttttctaaccacacaagaaaatttttcagaaaattgtagcaccattaaaattatttttccataaaacaaaaaaaaaaattggatttgCCCAGGGCTGCGCGTAGAGACGCGGCAGCGTGCGAAGCGTCCGCACGCCGTGCGCCGCCCTGCGTGGCGTACTACGCAGCGGTGCGGAGCGTCCGCACGCTGCGCACGGCGCAGGCTGCTGCCGTTGCAtgaaacgttcgggcagcgggcgCCTGCCCAGGAGTGTCTCGGGAACAGTGCTggataatgggcttgaattgttttggcctagggtgcaattttctaatttttcaaatttttggacaaaattgatatttttgaaaattggttcaatttttcttttggaaaattaattttagtaaaactaataattttcttgtaaaataaataattagaatatgattttaattatttaaggtaaaatgagttttacaagaaatcaattattattgatttaattggaaattaaataaaggtgtttattaaatttattaaattatttaataattgtggtagttagtaaaaaaaattattagatatatgatttatcaattaattaagtttgtttaattaaattgatgttaatatttgatattaaatgcatgaaggatgatcgagagccttgaccaatgtgttaggtgtatgttaggatattttactgttttattcattttgttaatatttgatatcatTAAAGTGAGCCTGGTTTATGGCttgttcccaccccatgagatgtatcccttatgtgccatggctatttaaatgcaattattagaaatagtgggagatcaagactggaagatggtgggcccgattaACAAGattaagacatgtaaaatattggaagtttttgtaatagttgcatttgcatccctgcattcacctaggttttgtacctggatccatgtttggctcacattgatctaatagtgttgacgatcgatcatccttatctgttgttgaatgtcatattatgatatatgcgatatatagtaatatgcatgtatgtatattattaaataatatagttgcgtGAATTCGGCAAACAAAcatggcacgcgatttttaaattaaaatgatgagacaattttaaaattaaaatccctcattttgaatatgattcaaaatttatatcaaaccgaaaaagtaaaaattaaaagagtttaatttttccttcccttccatcaaccgtggttgcatgttaatcgctacccgcggacagtgtgtggctcatattattggagaggtctggacgccggaaagctgtgattTCCACCgaacatatgatgtgaattgagtagAACTCCCacgacttcggctcatattataaggggaactcatggcgaccgtccattacagttcaatattgatgggttggtttgaaacgtgaaaataaacggcgtcatattattggatccttattaaacatgaggcaaaacACACGGAGGTTGCATAGAGATGCAATtagattctaccttttagacattataattggctgatattattcggattataattggctaattggactctacgtgcccactaaggaaatacgattttctTTTTTCATCAGAGAGggggtggaaatgtcaaaatagtgagagggaaatttataaaatgaaatccataatttatatcttagaattattttaaaattatcagtaACCATTATCTGTTTTcattttcagtatatttacgatgTCTACTCGTAACCCGCTTTCAATCATTCTCGATCAAAACAAATTGACTGGCCCTAACTATCATAACTGGTTTCGAAATTTAAAGATTGTTCTGAACTCCGAAAGGATTGCTTATGTGCTTGATAAGAAACCACCAAAGGAGGCAGCTCCTGATATCAGTAGGACTGAGTTAGCTAAGCTTGAGAAATGGTGggaccatgatcttcaagctaagaGCTACATGTTGGCTTCTATGTTGAATGAACTTCAGAGGAGGTTCGAGGAGGcggtgaatgctgctgacattcacctTCATCTGAAAGAATTGTATGCTGTACAAACTCGTTCAGAGAGACATGCTTCTGTGAAAGAACTCATGACCACACGCTTGCGAGATGggacttcggtccatgagcatggtgttaggatgattgggctcatcgagaagttggtgGGGCTGGACGtggttattcctagtgagctctCGACTGATATTCTCTTGCTGTCTTTGCCTGCCTTGTTCGATGGATTtgtggttaattttaatatgaacaagctggaggccacccttgaagagttggtcaataTGCTTACTAATTATGAGGCCACAATTAAAAAGGAAAAGCATGTTCTTCTAGTGGGTTCTTCGTTCCGGTACGAAAAGGGGAGCCCCAAATAAAGGCAAGAAGCGTTCTGCCCCTCTGAAGAAGAACaagcccaacaagaagccatacAAGAAACCAAATCCGGGGCCCACAAAGCCTGACAAGTCAGAACAAGTCTGTTTCCACTGCaacaagcctggacattggaggcgtaattgcgaggagtatcttgcccagaagcgttctggccatggtatgttttatattgaagttaatgtttctattaattcctcttcttgggtattggataccggatgtggttcTCATCTATGCAATGATTTGTAGGTTATGGGAAGAAGCAAGAGGCTTAGAGATGGTGAGACCTTTCTAAGACTaggaaatggagcaagagttgctgtcacagccattggagacattactttAATTTtagacaataattttaagttgttttttAGAGACGTTTTATTTGTTCCTAAACTGGTTAAAACtttatttctatttctatgcttgatagggATGGtattcttgtgtttttgctaaaggtgtttgcaatttatacatgaatgaatgtttgattggaacTAGAGAATTAACAAACGATCTCTACAACTTAAAATTAAAGGATATTCCgttaaacaatgtccaagcgcatacaaaaacaacaacaaacaaaagaaaaatagaagattCAAATCCCGAACAAATATGGCACGttagactaggtcatatttcccaaagaaggatgcacaagctagtgggagaaagcatgtttgacttgtcaggcataaattctctacctacttgtaagtcctgtctaaaagtAAAGATGactaagactccattcaatggaaacgtggaacgtgcacatggtctactggatttgatccacacggacgtttgtggcccgctaagtgttagcacaaaatttaggcattcctacttcattacctttactgatgaccattcgaggtatgggtacgtttatttgatgaaacacaaatctgaagcatttgaaaagttcaaagagttcagatctgaagtagaaaaccagctagaaagaagtattaaagcacttcgatctgatcgaggtggagaatacttaagtgctgaatttttgggttatctaaaagagaatgggattctctcacagtggactccaccagcaacaccacaattgaatggtgtttctgaacgtcgaaatcTAACCTTGATgcacatggttcgatccataaTGGGATTCATTGAATTGCCtatatcgttttggggctttgcgcttgaaactgcggcaatgttgttgaataatgtccatactaaagcagtggataaaacaccatatgagatatggatgggaaaaactcccaaatattcttaaatgagaatatgaggatgtcctgcttacgtgaagcagacagtgggagacaaattggatagtagatccactttgtgctactttgtaggatatccaaagaattctgttggataatATTTCCATCATActaatgaagcaaaagtgtttgtttcaagaaatgtcacctttttggaaaaagaatttatattagatagaaaaggcaagatgatagaacttgaagaaattcaagatactccctcaactatagaagttgaacccatttcccaataaccagtagttgaagtacaagctcctagaaggtataggggttattagaccacctgcaagatatacgcttcttcatgaacaaagccgtgatgagcattgtgttggatgtgatccaatgaatttcaaagaagcaatatctgatactgattcaaccaaatgacTTGAAGCTATGCAGTCtcaaatggactctatgtattcaaaccaagtctggacattggtggaccacctgagggaatcgttcccataggatgcaaatggatctacaaaagaaagcttggggcggatagGGAGGTAGtaaccttcaaagcaagactggttgcaaaaggttatactcaaaggcaaggaattgactatgaggaaactttttcaccagttgctatgttttaagtccattagaatactactagccatagcagcatggtatgactatgagatatggcaaatggatgtaaagactgcattcctcaatggagacatcaaagaagaaatttatatgtctcaacctgagggatacacatcagtagggagtgagcataaggtatgcaaacttcagatatcaatatatggtcacaagcaggcatcaaggaattggaacctcatatttgatagcactatcaaagagtttggttttgctaaaaatcctgaggaacAATGTGTGTACAAGagagttagtgggagtgcagtgacattcctagtactttatgttgatgacatcctactcattgggaatgatgtaggattactgcaatcgactaaagtatggttagcaagtaattctccatgaaagacatgggtgaagcatcctatgtattgggaatacaaatctatagagatagatcaaaaaggatgttaggactcacccaagccacttatatcgataccattctgaagcgattctttatggaagagtccaagagaggatacttaccaatgtgtcatggtgttactctatctaaagctatgtatcccaaaactgatgaagagatagagatgatgacacgtattctatatgcgtcagccattggtagtatcatgtatggtatgatatcgacacgtcccgatattgcttacgctctgagtgttacaagcagatatcaggcgaaccatggtccaatgcattggaaggccgtgaaagttattcttaagtacttgagaaggactaagaacttatTCATGGTCATTGTGAtgtggatgattcgaaatcgacctctgattttgtattcatgcttaatggtgcggctgtctcttggaaaagttccaagcaagacaccgttgcggattccaccactgaagctgagtacattgttgcatctgctgcagccaaatagacagtttggatgaggaattttgtccaagagttgggcgttattcctaacggagttgatccagtcccggtgtgctgcgacaacactggtgccgttgcgcaagcaaagtaaccaaggtctcatcagcgatccaaacatgtactgaggaagttccacatcatccgggagattgtgggaagaggtgatatatcagtcgaaagagtcccctctgcggataatgctgttgatccacttacaaagcccttgccaggaccattgtttgaaaagcatcgcgaagcaatgggattaaagtttatgggtagttggctctagggcaagtggtagattgttagagtagatgccctataatacaactgttggctagggattttattgactcagttgtaataaacaatctttattttaatataattcattatttcatggtttgttatttctttatctgtatactcatatTATCAAGCATAGATAAATACCttaattatactttaatacaaatgaatcgtaattcgatgttgaaactcgtttgtaaacattgtatgatcgaaattcgttcctagtcgattcagccgcctaaaacatggataaaggtcgcttgagctcgagactaacagtctgtgatgttgtgtactgcgtttcttggtaagggcgtagagatgtccaaacattcagatgggtagtcatatgatgattataccgaacaaccctccctcggattttccaagtggttatcattcatcgagaggataaatctgtggttatgattgtacaccattagtccttacgacccgggacaacactgaggctctatatgctaaggctctgctttgactcgtttaccggctccaagagagtcatcaggtggcgaggttgggtacagttgcgacacatataggagccagtgcattgtagtcgggaattcaccgctcacctacgggtgtggatatcctatgtgatctgattaaataatagtgcgtggaatctctggccagagtatgagatgtacattggagaaggagttctccaatagtacatgcgatgccactatttatatttatcacatagttatcgaattaatatgcaaccctcgatgaaccaatggttgcagattagATCGGGATACATGAGATggagggaccgtactgtacgttaatcataatagACTGGTTCTtccaggcactatcagtgatacctagggaatcatggagcgatgctactagacgctcttaccatggttcgatgggtttaatcagaaatatgatttctgacattctcatgatcagtTGTTAATACATAGAATGAGACAAATAAGGGTAAGCCCacataaaggattatgtcctaaatcacaaggagttgtcaacccatggctagctgtatccctaaaccattgagggtcacacaagcactggatcgtttgttctcgttgagagaataaattcaagaagttgaatttatattatgatagaataaattcaaggagttgaatttataaaatttgatatttaatttattaaactcaaaagttgagtttattaaatattaaaattttggatatgataaattcaaggagttgaatttataatttaaatattaaattcaaatgttgaatttataatgtatttaatttattaaggtcaaaagttgagtttattaaatattaaattaaatatagcggaaagtatgtttaatgggcttgtaggagtacaagtccaacttaattaaataattaaagttcttaatggactttgataaattaataaactagtcggactagcccaattatttaatcaagcccattaatgttaattatgtgtaTTAAGGTCATgacttattataaataagtgcAATCAAGTCATAACCCTAGCCTCTCTACATcttggaattttcgaaattccttctcctcctcctctccaaatttcggccacttctCTTTGGAGAAAAGTTTGAGCTGTCTCTCATACTTTGATCTCCAACGTTAAAACTTATtccaaattttctagtgcaatttggaagatgatcaaatcttctagtcgtagacctgattagaagaataaagaaaggattttgaagatcgttcgtagggattcatcaagagctagatccgCCTATACCgaattagttggagccaagtaatttaattcaccaaaggtataaaattcaAACGCCCTAGAATGTTTATtcataaaaccatacgagtgctcaaacatatatatattgattgtcaaaataaattaaaaaattttaaacttccgctgtgttttgggcacgagaaaaccgagatccaacagaaGCAACCATAGACCAATCACTTTCCAAAACATGATGGAATTACAGCACATATGAAAAGGTGTGGTGACAGAACAAAGCtaagaaatgagaaaaaaataatCAGGTGTCATTATCAATTCTCTCGCCAAACAAAGGAAACCCTTAAAAAAGATATGCATGTCAAGTGTGTGTCTTGTGGAATCCCACGTTGATAAGTACTGAGCAATATATTACAACATTATAGAAGTTAGACATGGTTTCAAGATAGATACACGTGAACAAAATGTCAgaacaaaaagaaaaatgaaaagctACTCAACACAACAAAACCCAAACAAAACGAGTAGACAAACGACATAAAAGAACATCCTTAGCATGAGCTGCCTTCTATAACACATACACGAAAAAGTTAGGCATGTCCAACCAAAGTCCCACATAGATATGTAGCAACAGCTATGATTCAAATCATTTCCTACATTTATGATTAAGTaacaagaaaaataagaagatatCTTTACCTTTTGTACGCGTGCAAGTAATCGCGTGAGATTGCTTTTGAGACTCCGCACATGCTCAAGATTCTTGGTGCTCACATGTCTAGCCAGTTCATCGAGAGCAGGGTAAGCATCTCTCTCAAGTTCTGCCACACTGGAATCCAAATATGTACAAACAACCTCTAATGCTATTTCCAAAACCTGGAACTCAAAAGGCAGTTCGTCTTGCAAACCTCCTGTGGCTTCAGGAACAGTTAACCACTGCCCGGTTGTGGGAGATTGCAATTCGTTATATGGAGAGGTCATTTGGCCTGCCACTTGCTCAGAAGGGCTTTTATGTGGTAATTGTCGCCTCAGCTGATCAACAAACGGAAGTACCTCCTGCCGAAGAGGATCAAGCAATAATACTTCTTCCGCAGTAACTATTGCTCTTATATATTCCAAGTTTACAATCATggctttctccctagctgcaaACGAAATTAGAACAAACATTGTATTTCCTCCACAATACATACTATTACCGCAAAGATATCCATTAAATATGTACACTTGTAAACAAGAGGCCCAATTGATAATCAAATGGAGACTTCTGATGCAGGATCAAGAGGAGATCAACGATTGGCTACAGCTAATCAAGAGTGGAACCATATAAGAAACTAAGAGGGTACAAAATTTAGAAGCAAACAAAATGTTTAGTACATTGGATGGACACCAGGATATCATGGTGCAGCATCAAAAGAAAACTGCTTGCTACCAAAACAATGCATCTTGACATTTTTTTTCTTCGATAAGAAACTAAATGCGACCTTGACCCTATTTTTATTAGAGACCAAATGCAACCTTCAGCATGAAGACATGGTTGGTACAGTCAACTGTCACCTAGTTCAATATAGAAAAGAATATCAATTCAAAGTTGGCCATAAAATCAAACTCTATCGGAGCACTTGATCACCGAGTAGAAGATAAGATTTTTTCCCGGACTCTCGCTATAGGGATGTGAGGCTATACATTTCCACCACAGAATCAAAATGTTAACCGGTAGGTTATCTCTCAAAACACTTGAAAACACAATTCTTGTTGACTTATTGCGCCAAAAGTAGAAATAAAAGCTTAGGCAACCAGCAAGGAGCCTAATGCTGAAAATTATTCAAGGATGGAAAACATATATTCATCGTACAACTAATATAGAAATATCAAGTCGTCAAATTCATCAGTAATCacgaggaaaaaaaaaacataaaaacatcAAATCGACAGCATAACTAGATTAACCAAAAACATTTACAAATAAACTCGCACGCAAACACCTGAAAACAACCACAGCACCCTGAAACCtcgaaaaatatcatatttcccTACACGGGCCCACCAGAAACAGACACAAAGAAACAAAATTAAACATTGTAACAAAATCTGGGAGCTTTACCGAGGATGCTGGAGGAATGAGAGAATATGGGCCCAAGGATCCTCAAATCCCTCCCGGGAATCGAAGCCCTTTTAATTATCACGCTCTTATCACATTCAATGAGCTCCGATTGCCCCCACCGATCCATTCTCATCCACAGGCGCGCACCTGCAGCCTTCTTCTTCACCACCGCCTTGCTCGCCGTAGCCGCAGCTGCCGCCATCATCGAATTTCTTGCCACCTCAATCGTCGGCGGCAGAGCAGACTTCTTCCTCCGCCTGAGAGTCAATTTCCCCATTTTCTGTAGATATTTCGTCTACACGAAGAATTTTCATGTACATATATGTGTTTTGTATGGATTTTCCTCTTCGTCTTCGTTTGATTCTtccataaaaatgaaaaaataaaaaatttcagggCTTTTATAATTGATGAGGTGAGGTGTGAACCCATGGAGAATGGAGCCCTCGGCTTAAAGCGTGAGATTCTTTATCGGCTAAAACATCAAATAATTGAATAATCCCTCCCGACTTCTCAAATGAAATGcgcttgaatttttatttacttGTGATGCGATGGATTGCTGTGACAAAgatatgattgattgattgattgataATTTGGTGAAAATGAAATGATAATTAAAAGAATATAATTTCGGCTAAGTAGGCTGAAGGGctaaaacatgaatttatttttttgattaaACTCAAACCTTGTGTTTATCATTTCCTGGTTCATTgttttaccttatgttctaaccaaagactcttatattcattattattttgagatttaaattcttccttttcttagctcaatacgagttgaaaatggtatataggctggaaaccaataacctccatgtgtgcgaaagctactaaggaaaagtttggtaAAACAATGCCACGTATCATATTTCTCATTTTGATCCCAAGcctcagatggtatcagagccatgaaaatagtctggataataatttagcactttttattcaaatgaatattttcagttttaaagaaactgttcaaaacagtttaaatgaagaatatgatttagctgagaatttagatttattgaataaatggacttttcctaagatagaatctaaaatgatctataagttaggaacctttgaaagaattggttttaaacatgtagttaaaactacagaatcatcggtaccacttcataataatgaaatggttattagattgttaaccaataaaaatattttaccttataggaaaaattacagattcatgcgtataggtttaattcaaatagcttttagacctttaacattaGAAGGACTATCAGAAAGCTTtatagcagctttaagagatgatagaaatttgaattagaaacaatcccttatgagaataattcaatctagtctggctcatggtccagtatattttgatgtttatccgaatttatctttatctttgtctgatattaatatattagattctttaacattaaatgttaaaactcatggttataattatactcctgaCACAGAAGttatatgtatctgttatcgtatttattataaaccattatttacactgaatcctatgtgtaagagaatagataaaaaaattaaatgaaactattctaatagaaactaattttaatagatctaatattacaacccgtagatctataaaatgggaagatattgaatttccagaaaattggataattgaacaagctgttcctagaaatcctataataaatagagatttacaacaagttattcaAAATAATGAAGAATCTGTTCAAATATagttcaataatgaacaaagaaaattattgccatcttctatctatactagatcaagatatagtcattcttttatttcgccattagattatttggtggatattcctcaaacttctagagtttctacttctcagataagagaagatgttgagtctcctgtataagatacagtagatgaattaatcattaatcaaaataatattgtgcataaaaataactttcaaaaagttagagaaactgatacagtttcagaaatgaattttagtatttaatggatagtaaatctaaaattgattttactaaaggatctcttgctagagcaaggatcaatgcagaattctatttacccaaatgggaatctttcagaaattggtactttaaaagtttttct
Protein-coding sequences here:
- the LOC142543678 gene encoding magnesium transporter MRS2-4-like, encoding MGKLTLRRRKKSALPPTIEVARNSMMAAAAATASKAVVKKKAAGARLWMRMDRWGQSELIECDKSVIIKRASIPGRDLRILGPIFSHSSSILAREKAMIVNLEYIRAIVTAEEVLLLDPLRQEVLPFVDQLRRQLPHKSPSEQVAGQMTSPYNELQSPTTGQWLTVPEATGGLQDELPFEFQVLEIALEVVCTYLDSSVAELERDAYPALDELARHVSTKNLEHVRSLKSNLTRLLARVQKVRDEIEHLLDDNEDMAQLYLTRKWIQNQQYEVMPGATALNGVIPAAHHLGRLSSTRSGSLVSNYQNDHDVEDLEMLLEAYFTQLDGTRNKILSVREYIDDTEDYVNIQLDNQRNELIQLQLTLTIASFAIAVETLLAGIFGMNIPCTLYNTNGIFGRVVGSMSAACIVLFFLVLWYARCKKLIGN